In Schizosaccharomyces osmophilus chromosome 2, complete sequence, the following proteins share a genomic window:
- the utp11 gene encoding U3 snoRNP-associated protein Utp11, translating into MVATFKNAGQRQNHRERAQPNERRKLGLLEKRKDYVSRAQDYKDKQKKIKRMREKAQERNPDEFYYGMTHKKTKNGVPREEREDSSIDMDTIKILKTQDIGWIRHHREIERSKIEELEQQMHMVGAQRFKSEPRKHTVFVDGKKEAVNFDPAEHFQTSAELVNRAENRLRVDQIGETNMKVEDFSSRLHRKLKEKTARELLLRKKRDSKLAAAEERVQLDRLLQGKGGRQKKKTVDGKPIYKWRNERKR; encoded by the coding sequence ATGGTAGCAACATTCAAAAACGCTGGACAGCGACAAAACCATCGCGAACGTGCTCAACCTAATGAACGCCGAAAATTGGGATTGTtggaaaaacgaaaagacTATGTGTCTCGAGCCCAGGATTACAAAGATaagcagaaaaaaatcaagcGTATGCGCGAAAAAGCTCAAGAGAGAAATCCCGATGAATTTTACTATGGAATGACTCAtaagaagacgaagaatGGTGTCCCTCGTGAAGAACGCGAGGATTCTTCTATTGATATGGATACCATCAAAATCTTAAAGACACAAGATATTGGATGGATTCGTCATCATCGAGAAATTGAAcgttcaaaaattgaagaactAGAACAGCAAATGCACATGGTAGGAGCTCAGCGCTTCAAGTCAGAGCCTCGGAAACACACGGTGTTCGTTGAtggtaaaaaagaagctgtTAACTTTGATCCTGCTGAACATTTTCAGACAAGCGCCGAATTGGTCAATCGAGCTGAAAATCGCTTACGGGTTGATCAAATAGGAGAAACTAATATGAAGGTAGAAGATTTTTCAAGCCGCCTCCatagaaaattaaaagaaaaaacggCTAGAGAATTGCTTTTGCGGAAAAAGCGGGATTCCAAGCTTGCAGCTGCTGAAGAGCGTGTTCAATTGGATCGGTTGTtacaaggaaaaggagGCCgtcagaaaaagaaaacagtaGACGGGAAACCCATTTACAAATGGAGAAATGAGCGTAAAAGGTAA
- the mra1 gene encoding rRNA (pseudouridine) methyltransferase Mra1 — translation MPAYSKRKSRSSLEVSEKSNQPKIVKRTVQTEKNGNDNSPEQETVIEETIVPDNGEKLEDEELQRLRENQRVIEEFSKKEPVSNDEASPAGLVDGEDEKEKEENLEKEATQQRNTGNHPLPAGSVHRTTSHLTPVPARPLNSHNTNTQRLIVVLDQACLEIYKVGKAKDAKYQLLNCDDHQGILKKLNRNIAQARPDITHQCLLTLLDSPLNKAGRLQVYIHTAKKVLVEVNPSVRIPRTFKRFSGLMVQLLHKLSIRSVNGNEKLLKVIKNPVTDYLPPNCRKATLSFDAPTVPTRNYLEKLEPNQSVCIAIGAMAHGPDDFSDGWVDEKISISDYPLSASIACSKFIHSMEDFLGVV, via the coding sequence ATGCCAGCATAttctaaaagaaagtcaaGGTCCTCCTTGGAGGTTTCAGAGAAGTCAAATCAGCCAAAAATTGTTAAGCGGACTGTTCaaactgaaaaaaatggtaaTGATAATTCACCCGAGCAAGAGACAGTCAtagaagaaacaattgTTCCAGACAATGGCGAGAAGCTTGAGGATGAAGAACTGCAAAGATTACGCGAGAATCAAAGGGTTATTGAAgagttttcaaagaaagagcCAGTGTCAAATGACGAAGCATCTCCAGCAGGATTGGTAGATggagaagatgaaaaggagaaggaagaaaatttagaaaaggaagcaacACAGCAACGTAATACTGGAAATCATCCTCTTCCTGCTGGATCTGTTCACAGAACTACTAGTCATTTAACTCCAGTGCCTGCTCGTCCTCTCAACTCACATAATACCAATACCCAACGATTGATTGTCGTTTTGGACCAGGCGTGTTTGGAGATTTACAAGGTTGGAAAGGCAAAGGATGCAAAATACCAGCTATTGAATTGTGATGACCACCAAGGCatcttgaagaaattgaacaGAAATATTGCTCAAGCACGTCCCGATATTACTCACCAATGCCTTTTAACGTTATTGGATTCACCACTTAACAAGGCCGGGCGTCTTCAGGTTTATATTCATACAGCCAAGAAGGTTCTCGTTGAAGTGAATCCTTCTGTGCGTATTCCCCGTACGTTTAAGCGTTTTTCTGGTTTGATGGTTCAACTTCTCCACAAGCTCTCTATTCGAAGTGTGAATGGCAATGAGAAGTTACTAAAGGTTATAAAAAACCCCGTCACCGATTATCTTCCCCCTAATTGCCGTAAAGCTACTTTGTCTTTTGACGCACCCACCGTCCCCACTCGTAActatttggaaaaattagaaCCAAATCAATCAGTTTGCATTGCCATTGGTGCCATGGCTCACGGTCCGGATGATTTTTCCGATGGTTGGGTGGACGAGAAGATTAGTATCAGTGATTACCCTTTGAGTGCAAGTATCGCATGCTCTAAATTTATCCATTCCATGGAAGACTTTTTAGGAGTTGTGTAA
- the edc1 gene encoding Dcp2-Dcp1 mRNA-decapping complex subunit Edc1, which translates to MEKRIGHRIQRNRKFNKASSGGGMVSSHDVEFSLDSPLASSRLDKGTVSPKATKPKSVPFGLSEAENNLLFEKIRNAGNGYGRKPKPNGSNSGRPRKNSNGSSGRGKNQSPGKNEHHNHMNVANGAEESNGYFSLPKPPSSAKSTASLSTSSSELNSSLYAGPTFTHSPAASNLPIPTFLNASDAAEKPEYASSMTTTASPLFSQQVYASLSSTPSQELPTTTHVPVANKGWYSPTASGRSVSDNYINNHAVPSMTHCSSTPPLQEGIPMFDHASYRQISPSRFQSNSPVDGLHCHSTSALDLLFHRDREQRLFRMLHHGSA; encoded by the coding sequence atggaaaaacGAATTGGACATAGAATTCAACGTAACAGAAAGTTTAACAAAGCTAGTTCTGGTGGTGGAATGGTTTCTTCCCACGATGTAGAATTTAGCTTGGATTCGCCATTGGCTTCGTCTCGCCTTGACAAGGGAACAGTATCCCCAAAAGCAACGAAGCCGAAGAGTGTTCCATTTGGCTTGAGCGAAGCCGAAAACAATTTGCTGTTTGAAAAGATTCGCAATGCCGGTAACGGTTACGGTCGAAAGCCAAAGCCAAATGGCAGCAATTCCGGCCGTCCTCGTAAGAACAGTAACGGTTCTTCGGGCCGTGggaaaaatcaaagtcCGGGAAAGAACGAACACCATAACCACATGAATGTGGCGAATGGTGCTGAAGAATCCAACGGATATTTTTCCTTGCCAAAGCCTCCAAGTAGTGCAAAGTCGACTGCTTCTTTAAGcacttcttcttccgaACTTAATTCTTCTCTTTATGCTGGTCCTACTTTTACCCATTCTCCTGCCGCGTCTAATCTCCCTATCCCTACGTTCCTTAATGCTTCTGATGCCGCTGAGAAGCCTGAATATGCCTCGTCGATGACTACAACTGCTTCACCTTTGTTTAGTCAACAAGTATATGCTTCTTTGTCTTCCACTCCTTCCCAGGAGCTTCCGACCACGACGCATGTACCCGTAGCCAACAAGGGTTGGTATTCTCCTACCGCGAGTGGACGCTCTGTGTCTGATAATTATATTAATAATCATGCTGTACCCAGTATGACCCATTGTTCTTCTACTCCTCCCTTGCAAGAAGGGATTCCTATGTTCGATCATGCATCTTATAGACAAATTTCACCTTCTCGTTTTCAATCTAATTCCCCAGTTGATGGCTTACATTGCCATTCCACTTCAGCTTTAGATTTGCTATTTCATCGTGATCGTGAACAGCGTCTTTTCCGCATGCTCCATCATGGAAGTGCATAA
- the lem2 gene encoding LEM domain nuclear inner membrane protein Heh1/Lem2: MDQWLEPDFNLRSLRVADLKRILQNASVEYPVYGRKADYLQLVDRLRRRRVNNGDNKSSTKSISSNFSGSSSASSNLNSDNENAPLYSRASTSSLKSAQPSSTSRSSSTQTNPPISRSASSSPPTDTEETVRMSSFPADFPLPQASKNNSFQSSMLEDNPNVETSITLTSPPPLSSTPKLRPHGSPRESFPISSIDSSTLQGSPRVTRKLKPLSSSSPRKTPLKSVASPRRSLPSPFNGSLSHRSQRPSAQEAQSTSRKSRKDHPLSYLDENSDTSEDDTLFEDYIRKQNQYTPTKRSFSSNLAQKASRFYSKVTSKSFFFQCRVHPPHVLTILLGVLVAVFLTLWRDEVYRAGYCDVPSEGSTLLQKVGLSASCTPCPPHSTGLPNFQLRCDSGYILNEPWYSKIGLWPRKNCISDTNREESVIIFYEECLDVLRTWNSIFQCSRLPDELIEKNKTLSKRDPYVFEGFKKSKTTHYPLFSIALLRHALLEKKSPSLSLGMFNDLFKAALYQLANTEEIEINEENIGSCSWANVPLRCRLRRQVYRTIWKYKFILLLFTLVIACLWKVCTYFTLRKKTQRYLPFASRFCIDTLKRQKALYQSSRTSQPVVPLIEMHDLLLHSHGVLEQSSLTEKESRLLWDSVVKKVEQVGSIRTREAEVDGEWTRVWEWVGTNPLDSLPSQ; this comes from the coding sequence ATGGATCAGTGGTTGGAGCCTGACTTCAACCTTAGGTCCCTTCGGGTTGCGGAtttaaaaaggattttaCAAAATGCAAGTGTTGAATATCCCGTTTATGGCAGAAAAGCAGACTACCTACAACTTGTCGACCGGCTACGTAGACGAAGGGTAAATAATGGCGACAATAAAAGTTCTACCAAAAGTATTTCAAGCAATTTTTCCGGTAGTTCTTCAGCAAGTTCCAATCTCAACTCTGATAACGAAAATGCACCACTTTATTCCCGGGCGAGTACTTCCTCCTTAAAATCCGCCCAACCTTCCAGTACGAGTCGTAGCTCCTCAACTCAAACCAATCCTCCTATTTCTCGATCCGCCTCATCTTCTCCCCCCACAGATACGGAAGAAACAGTTCGCATGTCTTCATTCCCTGCTGACTTTCCACTTCCCCAGGCCTCCAAAAATAATAGCTTTCAGTCTTCGATGCTAGAAGATAACCCAAATGTCGAAACTTCTATCACCTTGACTAGCCCTCCCCCATTGTCCTCTACCCCAAAGCTTCGTCCTCATGGCTCACCCCGCGAGAGCTTTCCTATATCGTCCATTGATAGTTCTACTTTGCAAGGTTCACCAAGGGTCACGCGAAAACTAAAGCCTCTTTCTTCAAGTAGCCCAAGAAAAACTCCACTAAAGTCGGTCGCGAGCCCTCGTCGTTCTCTTCCATCCCCATTTAATGGTTCATTATCTCATCGAAGCCAACGGCCCTCTGCTCAAGAAGCACAGTCCACTTCCCGAAAGTCTAGAAAAGATCATCCGCTCTCATATTTAGATGAAAATTCAGACACTTCTGAAGATGATACcctttttgaagattatATACGTAAGCAAAACCAGTATACCCCTACAAAGCGTTCTTTCTCGTCAAACCTCGCCCAAAAGGCTTCTCGCTTTTATTCTAAAGTGACAAgtaaaagtttctttttccagtGTCGTGTCCATCCTCCGCATGTCTTGACAATCTTACTTGGTGTTTTAGTTGCAGTTTTCTTGACTTTATGGAGAGATGAGGTCTATCGTGCCGGATATTGTGATGTACCTTCTGAGGGCTCCACACTTCTTCAGAAAGTTGGGCTTAGTGCTTCGTGTACTCCTTGTCCTCCTCACTCCACAGGTTTGCCTAACTTTCAACTTCGGTGCGATTCTGGTTACATTTTAAATGAGCCTTGGTATTCTAAAATTGGTCTATGGCCAAGGAAGAATTGTATTAGTGATACAAATAGAGAAGAAAGCGTGATAATTTTCTATGAAGAATGTTTAGACGTTTTACGAACATGGAATTCAATATTCCAATGCAGTCGATTGCCCGATgaattaattgaaaaaaataaaacgcTTTCAAAAAGGGATCCATATGTTTTTGAgggatttaaaaaatctaaGACAACACATTATCCCTTGTTTTCTATAGCGTTGTTACGACATGCACtgttagaaaaaaaatctccAAGTCTCTCTTTAGGCATGTTTAATGATTTGTTTAAAGCAGCTTTATATCAGCTTGCTAATactgaagaaattgaaataaatgaagaaaatatcGGCTCCTGCAGTTGGGCTAATGTACCATTAAGGTGTCGTCTCCGTCGACAAGTTTATCGAACAATATGGAAGTACAAATTTAtccttttactttttaccCTAGTCATCGCTTGTCTTTGGAAAGTTTGTACCTATTTTACCTTGCGCAAAAAGACTCAAAGATATTTACCTTTTGCTTCGCGTTTCTGTATCGATACGTTAAAGCGACAGAAGGCTTTGTATCAAAGTTCACGTACTTCTCAGCCTGTAGTTCCATTGATTGAAATGCACGATTTATTGCTTCATTCACATGGTGTATTGGAGCAGTCTAGTCTCACTGAGAAGGAAAGTCGATTGCTATGGGATTCAGTCGTCAAAAAAGTCGAACAAGTCGGAAGTATACGGACTCGTGAAGCTGAAGTAGATGGTGAATGGACTCGTGTTTGGGAATGGGTGGGAACGAATCCTCTTGATTCTTTACCATCGCAGTAA